A genomic region of Alistipes megaguti contains the following coding sequences:
- a CDS encoding TolC family protein has protein sequence MKRLLSGIFIILLSSFSYAQRVFTLDDCCRIAVENNKKMKLSDFSIKQAELQEKNVVAGFLPKLSASGGYLYANKDFSMELAPSLSAALDISNTYFAGVQLEQPVYMGGKIIAARNMSEIGTNMAVLNRKKNDSEIRIETEEAYWNVIKAKELYEVSIKYKNLVEELFNNIEKMNKTGMSPRNELLKVQVKLNEANLSMKRSENAIRLSKMALCHIMGIPLSDDIEISGTIEFEPAVFRNDEFIIENRSEYKLLSENINLKREQIKSVRSDYLPRIGLVAGYNYIDGVRMNGHKFLKDDIFSVMLAVKIPLFHWGEGHRKIKSAKIELQKAEVMRDEMIEKMQLEVTRNYNILNEAELEVELTENAFSYAEENLQESSKSFETGMETLANFLEAQASWQKAYFEVISAKINYHIAKSKYLNSIGGL, from the coding sequence ATGAAAAGACTTTTATCAGGCATATTTATAATCCTGCTATCATCGTTCAGTTATGCTCAAAGAGTATTCACTCTTGATGACTGTTGCAGGATTGCGGTAGAGAACAATAAAAAGATGAAACTGTCAGATTTTTCGATAAAGCAGGCAGAACTTCAAGAAAAGAATGTGGTAGCAGGTTTTCTTCCTAAACTGTCCGCATCGGGAGGCTATCTTTATGCCAATAAGGATTTTTCGATGGAACTTGCCCCTTCTTTATCTGCGGCCCTTGATATAAGCAATACTTATTTTGCAGGTGTACAGCTTGAACAACCAGTTTATATGGGTGGCAAAATTATTGCGGCAAGGAATATGTCGGAAATTGGCACAAATATGGCTGTACTGAACCGGAAAAAGAACGATTCCGAAATCCGTATAGAAACGGAAGAAGCATACTGGAATGTAATTAAGGCCAAGGAACTATATGAGGTTTCAATCAAATACAAGAACCTTGTGGAAGAGCTCTTTAATAATATTGAAAAGATGAATAAAACTGGTATGTCCCCCAGAAATGAATTGCTCAAAGTACAGGTGAAACTGAACGAAGCCAATCTTTCCATGAAAAGAAGCGAAAATGCAATCAGACTGTCGAAAATGGCTTTATGTCATATAATGGGAATTCCTCTGAGTGATGATATTGAAATCTCAGGAACCATAGAATTTGAACCGGCAGTATTCCGAAATGATGAATTCATAATAGAAAACCGTTCTGAATATAAGTTGTTGTCTGAAAATATCAATCTGAAGAGAGAGCAGATAAAGTCTGTAAGAAGTGATTATTTGCCAAGAATAGGACTTGTAGCCGGATATAATTATATAGATGGAGTTAGAATGAACGGACATAAGTTTCTGAAAGATGACATATTTTCTGTAATGTTGGCTGTAAAGATTCCTCTTTTCCATTGGGGAGAAGGACACAGAAAAATAAAATCTGCAAAAATTGAATTGCAGAAAGCAGAGGTCATGCGGGATGAAATGATTGAAAAGATGCAATTGGAAGTTACAAGAAACTATAATATTCTGAATGAAGCTGAACTGGAGGTTGAACTTACTGAAAATGCTTTCAGTTATGCAGAGGAGAATTTGCAGGAAAGCAGCAAAAGCTTTGAAACAGGTATGGAAACATTGGCTAATTTTCTGGAAGCACAAGCCAGTTGGCAGAAAGCATATTTTGAGGTTATATCTGCAAAAATCAATTACCATATTGCAAAATCTAAATACTTAAATTCTATTGGTGGCTTATGA
- a CDS encoding efflux RND transporter permease subunit: MKSMAEYALENKALIKLFIAFLVIGGLWSFYSMSKMEDPEITVKQALVMTVYPGATAHQVELEVSDKLEKAIRQMGDIDYIESKSLNDLSLIKVVLKTTVPNGELEQKWDILRKKIVDVHTQLPTGASVPMVLDDFSAVYGMFYTLTADGFSDSDMIRYTNFIQRELINIEGIRNVQIYGTATPCININIDSKEMARLGISPIEILMTLQDQNRTVYSGFFNSGDERMKVMVPGNFRDLEDIRNLVLKGHDGNTFTLGNIADIEEDYEKPQRNKMKYDGKRAYGIAIAMESGYDILKIGNTVTEKIEELENGLPSGFKFNKVFYQPERVSDAIDTFIVNLIESVLIVIVILMLTMGFRSGVIIGTGLVITVLGSFVVLYFFDGTLQRVSLGAFIVAMGMLVDNAIVVVDGILVDSARGMKKPQSLVHTANITARPLLGATLIAIIAFMPVSLSPDMAGEYARDLFIVLAVSLLLSWILALVHVPIHSEHYLKIKTADDNTNIFNTPLYRKFRGMLTFLLHHKAGTIIGIVLLLIVSVCCFSFLPQTFFPDLTYNQIYMEYKMPEGTRIEKVEKDLEEIERYLKTNPAITHVTTSLGGTPARYNLVRSVADPSLRYGELIIDFKSHKDIDNCMQDLQEYMNRHYPDAFIRLKKYNTMYMEFPIEILVSGPDPGVLKELRNKIQDIMREEPSAMLITDNWDDPVINMDINFNQHNARRAGLGKTDIGLSLLSVTEGIPVGSLYDGSILKNIYLKNIGYNSLEDVTVNSMLPNITAVTEEESIQRMLMDPERKQLLIDRLTSGRPVKEISDSISFEWKDPVAYRYNGQRAVIVQCNNAYGFTAEDTRLALEKKINERIDFPDGYSMKWLGEYKASTDSNKYLFRSLPIAVIFMFAVLVFLFRDFKKPLIIFLCLPLAYIGIVMGIFVSGKPFSFVAVVGALGLIGMMIKNGVVLIDEITAQIKTGVEPVEALLSASSSRLRPVMMASGTTILGMIPLISDAMFGPMAVAIMGGLLVGTIITLMIIPVFYALFFNIKCD; the protein is encoded by the coding sequence ATGAAAAGTATGGCGGAATATGCCTTGGAAAACAAGGCCCTGATCAAGCTGTTTATAGCTTTCCTCGTTATCGGCGGTCTATGGTCTTTCTACTCCATGAGCAAAATGGAAGATCCGGAAATAACGGTCAAACAGGCTTTGGTCATGACTGTGTATCCTGGTGCAACTGCGCATCAGGTTGAACTTGAAGTGTCTGACAAGCTGGAAAAGGCAATACGTCAGATGGGAGATATAGACTATATTGAATCAAAATCACTGAACGACCTGTCTCTTATAAAGGTAGTTCTGAAAACAACTGTACCCAATGGCGAATTGGAACAAAAATGGGATATATTGAGAAAAAAGATTGTCGATGTTCATACCCAATTGCCTACCGGTGCCTCAGTACCAATGGTACTTGATGACTTCAGTGCTGTCTATGGAATGTTCTATACGTTAACGGCTGATGGTTTTTCAGACAGTGATATGATACGATACACAAATTTCATTCAGCGTGAACTTATTAACATAGAAGGTATAAGAAATGTCCAGATATATGGAACTGCAACACCTTGTATAAATATCAATATAGATAGTAAAGAAATGGCCCGTCTGGGAATTTCTCCAATTGAAATACTGATGACACTGCAAGATCAGAACAGGACAGTATATAGTGGCTTCTTTAATAGTGGCGATGAGCGTATGAAGGTTATGGTACCCGGAAACTTTCGAGATCTGGAAGATATTAGAAATCTGGTTCTGAAAGGTCATGACGGTAATACGTTCACTCTTGGAAATATAGCTGATATCGAGGAGGACTATGAGAAACCGCAGCGTAACAAAATGAAATATGACGGTAAAAGGGCTTATGGTATTGCAATAGCCATGGAATCAGGCTATGATATTCTAAAAATCGGAAATACTGTAACCGAAAAGATTGAAGAGCTGGAAAACGGACTTCCGTCAGGGTTCAAGTTCAACAAGGTTTTTTACCAGCCTGAGCGTGTAAGTGATGCCATTGATACATTTATTGTAAATCTTATAGAATCAGTACTTATCGTTATAGTTATTCTTATGCTTACCATGGGATTCAGAAGTGGTGTCATCATAGGAACAGGACTGGTAATTACAGTTTTGGGATCTTTTGTAGTCCTATATTTCTTTGATGGAACTCTTCAGAGAGTGTCTTTAGGGGCATTTATAGTTGCCATGGGTATGCTTGTGGATAACGCAATAGTGGTTGTGGATGGTATTTTGGTTGACAGTGCGCGTGGTATGAAAAAGCCTCAGTCACTTGTTCACACGGCTAATATCACGGCACGTCCGCTTTTGGGAGCTACCCTTATTGCTATCATAGCTTTTATGCCGGTTTCGCTGTCCCCGGATATGGCCGGAGAATATGCCCGCGACTTATTTATCGTATTGGCCGTATCTCTGCTTCTCAGCTGGATTCTGGCACTGGTACATGTCCCGATTCATTCAGAACATTATTTGAAGATTAAGACGGCAGATGACAATACAAATATTTTCAATACACCATTATACAGAAAATTTCGCGGTATGCTTACTTTCCTGCTGCATCATAAAGCCGGGACTATTATCGGAATTGTACTGCTGTTAATTGTCAGTGTTTGCTGTTTCAGTTTTTTACCACAGACATTTTTCCCGGATCTGACATACAACCAGATTTATATGGAATATAAGATGCCGGAGGGAACACGTATCGAGAAGGTTGAAAAAGATCTGGAAGAAATAGAGAGGTATCTCAAGACAAATCCGGCCATAACGCACGTAACCACATCTCTCGGAGGCACGCCGGCGAGATACAACCTTGTACGTTCAGTAGCTGATCCAAGTCTTCGATACGGAGAATTGATTATCGATTTCAAAAGCCATAAGGACATAGACAACTGTATGCAGGATTTACAGGAATATATGAACCGTCATTATCCTGATGCCTTTATCCGGCTAAAGAAATATAACACTATGTATATGGAATTTCCTATAGAAATTCTGGTCTCCGGCCCAGATCCGGGAGTTCTGAAGGAATTGAGAAACAAAATTCAGGATATTATGCGGGAGGAACCTTCTGCAATGCTTATTACAGATAATTGGGATGATCCAGTCATCAACATGGACATTAACTTCAACCAGCATAATGCCCGAAGAGCAGGACTTGGAAAAACAGATATTGGATTGTCATTGCTCTCAGTAACAGAGGGTATTCCTGTAGGTTCTTTATATGATGGCAGTATATTAAAAAATATTTACCTGAAGAACATAGGATATAACAGTCTCGAAGATGTTACTGTCAATTCTATGCTGCCTAATATTACTGCTGTGACAGAAGAGGAAAGTATCCAGCGAATGCTTATGGACCCTGAACGGAAACAGTTGTTGATAGACAGGTTGACATCCGGAAGGCCTGTTAAAGAAATATCGGACAGTATCAGCTTTGAATGGAAAGATCCAGTCGCCTACCGTTATAACGGACAGCGTGCTGTCATAGTCCAGTGTAATAATGCCTACGGATTTACCGCTGAAGATACACGCCTTGCTCTTGAAAAGAAAATTAATGAACGAATTGACTTCCCTGACGGCTATTCCATGAAATGGCTGGGTGAGTATAAGGCAAGTACAGATTCTAACAAGTATCTTTTCAGAAGTCTGCCCATAGCGGTCATATTCATGTTTGCGGTTTTGGTATTTCTATTCAGGGATTTCAAGAAACCGTTAATTATTTTTCTGTGTCTTCCGCTTGCATACATAGGTATTGTAATGGGCATTTTCGTCAGTGGAAAGCCTTTCAGTTTTGTTGCTGTTGTAGGAGCTTTGGGATTGATAGGTATGATGATAAAAAATGGAGTTGTACTTATAGATGAGATAACTGCTCAGATCAAGACTGGCGTTGAGCCTGTTGAAGCCCTGTTGTCAGCCTCTTCATCCAGATTAAGACCGGTAATGATGGCTTCAGGAACTACTATCCTTGGTATGATACCTCTGATTTCAGATGCTATGTTTGGTCCTATGGCTGTAGCCATTATGGGAGGCCTTCTTGTTGGTACAATCATTACATTAATGATTATTCCTGTATTCTATGCTTTATTCTTCAATATTAAATGTGATTAA
- a CDS encoding DUF4121 family protein: MLQATKNKYTVETLKPLNILYDHEHRLTQQDVDMANGYVELIERTRSEKIPQVGDRLIYVDRYGKYYGNALIENNDEESGRISICEEPYIPFVWEQDANIRLSVSGGAFHHIDPKQLKFVRWTEGAFKDWGNCGACANGAVAFTAKVPLWSYSEPDPLYGDFTTETWRQYYLTKNTGPDARNLYQGYDIAFRTEEDFRQFLKDYEGTVFKGNWENQIVLWCFRHENRFLPQHEWDKIDAPAMERRLNFYPEQVKLVKDMDSHITYCYRIKPEIDNL, translated from the coding sequence ATGTTACAGGCAACAAAGAACAAGTACACGGTGGAAACACTCAAACCACTGAACATTCTGTACGATCATGAACACCGGCTGACACAGCAGGACGTGGATATGGCCAACGGTTATGTGGAACTGATAGAAAGGACACGCTCTGAAAAGATTCCACAGGTCGGTGACAGACTCATCTATGTGGACAGATACGGGAAATATTACGGCAATGCCCTTATTGAAAACAATGATGAAGAGAGCGGTCGGATTTCCATCTGTGAAGAACCTTATATTCCCTTTGTATGGGAGCAGGACGCCAATATCCGGCTGAGCGTCAGCGGAGGGGCCTTCCACCATATTGACCCCAAGCAATTGAAATTCGTCAGATGGACGGAAGGTGCATTCAAGGACTGGGGCAACTGCGGTGCGTGCGCCAACGGTGCCGTCGCATTCACGGCAAAAGTGCCGTTATGGTCCTATTCCGAACCTGACCCTCTCTACGGCGATTTCACCACTGAGACATGGAGACAGTATTATCTGACAAAAAACACGGGTCCGGATGCACGCAATCTGTACCAGGGCTACGACATAGCTTTCAGGACCGAAGAGGACTTCCGGCAGTTCCTGAAGGACTATGAAGGGACTGTGTTCAAGGGCAACTGGGAAAACCAGATCGTACTCTGGTGTTTCCGACATGAAAACCGGTTCCTGCCGCAGCACGAATGGGACAAGATAGATGCCCCGGCCATGGAACGGCGTCTCAACTTTTATCCCGAACAGGTCAAGCTGGTCAAGGACATGGACAGCCACATCACCTACTGTTACCGTATCAAACCCGAAATTGACAATCTCTAA
- a CDS encoding winged helix-turn-helix domain-containing protein, whose protein sequence is MKSDSIETITAEIKRLLYKENRISINDIMKTIHYPHEMVLIAIGYLLREDSIYFNEQYMIIEYKTFYF, encoded by the coding sequence ATGAAATCAGATTCAATTGAAACAATAACTGCTGAAATAAAAAGGCTTTTATATAAAGAAAACCGGATAAGTATTAATGATATAATGAAAACAATTCATTATCCGCATGAAATGGTACTTATCGCAATAGGTTATCTTTTGCGTGAGGACAGTATATACTTTAATGAGCAGTATATGATCATTGAGTATAAAACATTTTATTTTTAA
- a CDS encoding AraC family transcriptional regulator: MNQFKNLDIRIAKNLIGDIDYVDNDFIVLDDLSKFNIPNDSPIRLGAFTISLCLNGHITTDINMIRYDVQPGDMVITLPKDIIEHKDVSSDIRGIFFIVSQRFIEEAFPKIGEILPIFLYIQKYPKIELTANQCFNIQQFYDFFIQRLKDQSVYRDKMISSILQALIYYITGLLINSDKREKKERKEELLSKFIQLIIKHYKENRTLDFYAEKLFISTKYMSDIIKKTSGLTAHDWIDRYTILEAKILLRSTNKTIQEISNELNFPNHSFFSKYFKHHMGMTPKAYRQS; the protein is encoded by the coding sequence ATGAACCAATTTAAGAACCTGGATATAAGAATAGCAAAGAATCTTATAGGCGATATAGATTATGTAGATAACGATTTTATTGTACTGGATGATCTCTCTAAATTCAATATTCCCAATGATTCACCCATCAGACTTGGTGCATTTACAATAAGTTTGTGTCTTAACGGACATATAACTACTGATATCAACATGATAAGGTACGACGTACAGCCGGGAGATATGGTAATAACACTTCCTAAAGATATAATAGAACACAAGGATGTTTCGTCTGATATCAGAGGAATTTTCTTTATTGTTTCACAGCGTTTTATTGAAGAAGCTTTTCCGAAAATAGGAGAAATACTTCCGATTTTTCTTTATATCCAAAAATACCCTAAAATTGAATTGACAGCAAATCAATGTTTCAATATACAGCAGTTTTATGATTTCTTTATCCAAAGACTTAAAGACCAGTCAGTATATAGAGATAAAATGATAAGCTCGATACTGCAGGCTCTGATTTATTATATCACCGGCTTATTGATTAACTCTGATAAACGGGAAAAAAAGGAGAGAAAAGAAGAATTGCTGAGTAAATTTATTCAGCTGATAATAAAACACTACAAGGAAAACAGAACACTGGATTTCTATGCAGAAAAACTGTTTATTTCAACAAAATATATGTCAGACATTATAAAGAAGACAAGCGGACTGACAGCTCATGACTGGATAGACAGATATACCATTCTGGAAGCTAAGATTTTGTTACGGTCAACCAATAAGACAATCCAAGAAATATCCAATGAGCTGAATTTCCCTAATCATTCGTTCTTTTCAAAATACTTTAAGCATCACATGGGTATGACTCCTAAGGCTTACAGGCAATCTTAA
- a CDS encoding efflux RND transporter periplasmic adaptor subunit, translating into MKRLFMYLSAGIIILASASCKTDSGRKESSSVLVKTLTVGNKDSVEYVKYSGVINSEKEVTIAFKVNGQIAFLPENEGMSFRKGSIIATLDKHDFEVQYNAAKAVFEQSEKETKRIQALFENNTVSPNDYEKVIAANKVAEAKFNAAEDALRYTEIKAPFDCFISDIFKNSGEIVSAGMPVLLLKQEGGYKADISMALKDYNRLKNLIYAELVCGNLSTAITLKAQNRNASNGQLYNVSFDIPSEFSKVLSVGMNVDIRLAYSSTTPSLSLPASALFQDKGNTCVWKINNGKAACTPVKLIRIERETAFVRGLEPHDRIAITGIHSLSEGQTVEEMKEVSSTNIGGML; encoded by the coding sequence ATGAAAAGATTATTTATGTATTTGAGTGCGGGAATTATTATTCTTGCATCAGCCTCCTGTAAAACAGATTCAGGAAGAAAAGAAAGCTCTTCTGTACTGGTTAAAACATTAACAGTAGGAAATAAAGACAGCGTTGAGTATGTCAAATACTCTGGAGTTATAAATTCGGAGAAAGAAGTGACCATAGCTTTTAAGGTCAATGGCCAGATTGCATTCTTACCTGAAAATGAAGGAATGAGTTTCCGTAAAGGCAGTATTATAGCAACATTGGACAAGCATGATTTTGAAGTCCAGTATAATGCTGCAAAAGCTGTATTCGAACAATCGGAAAAAGAGACGAAACGCATACAAGCCTTGTTTGAGAATAACACAGTCTCTCCAAACGATTATGAGAAAGTCATTGCTGCAAACAAAGTGGCAGAGGCCAAGTTCAATGCTGCTGAAGATGCTTTGAGATACACGGAAATAAAAGCTCCATTTGACTGCTTTATATCAGATATTTTCAAAAACAGCGGAGAGATAGTTTCTGCCGGAATGCCCGTTTTGCTTCTGAAACAGGAAGGTGGGTACAAGGCGGACATAAGTATGGCATTAAAAGATTATAACAGATTGAAAAATCTTATATATGCAGAACTTGTGTGCGGTAATCTATCTACCGCAATAACATTAAAAGCCCAAAACCGCAATGCATCAAACGGACAACTATACAATGTTTCCTTTGACATACCATCAGAATTTTCCAAAGTCCTGTCAGTCGGTATGAATGTAGATATAAGATTAGCATATTCAAGCACAACCCCATCATTATCATTGCCTGCATCGGCTTTATTTCAGGATAAAGGGAACACATGCGTATGGAAGATCAATAATGGGAAGGCTGCTTGTACACCCGTTAAATTAATACGGATAGAAAGAGAAACGGCATTTGTAAGAGGGTTGGAACCTCACGACAGAATAGCCATAACCGGAATCCATAGTTTGTCTGAAGGGCAGACCGTGGAAGAAATGAAAGAAGTGTCATCAACCAATATAGGAGGAATGCTATGA
- the ispG gene encoding (E)-4-hydroxy-3-methylbut-2-enyl-diphosphate synthase: protein MDLTTFRRRPTCEVRIGQVTIGGDRPVAVQSMTNTDTNDTPASVAQIERIDRAGGRIVRLTAQGRREGENLSNIVRQLRADGFDTAIVADIHFVPEVAAIAAQYVDKVRINPGNYRNEHGEFEALIEQCRRRGVALRIGVNHGSLARRVFDRWGDTPEGMVVSAMEFLRICRERDFDQVVVSMKSSNTRVMVAAYRLLVEAMDAEGMHYPIHLGVTEAGNGLEGRVKSAVGIGALLADGIGDTIRVSLTEAPENEIPVAEMLVRHFASRPGVFEVRHPERYSPTAYRRRSHVTVPVIHSEPLDGFRILEATSGNPTAELRAAILNLETPDEPVVVRRRYDDPTLEAVAVKAAADLGPLLLDGLADGIWIDAPALTAAQIRDLELMILQAARVRFSHTEYIACPSCGRTLYDIERTLAEIKARTSHLKNLRIGVMGCIVNGPGEMADADYGYVGAGPGRITLYKGREVIVRNIPQEEALDRLIELIRQNGDWVDASDAPAAPEPCN, encoded by the coding sequence ATGGATCTGACGACATTCAGACGACGCCCGACGTGCGAGGTGCGGATCGGGCAGGTGACGATCGGCGGTGACCGTCCGGTGGCCGTGCAGTCGATGACCAATACGGATACGAACGACACGCCGGCGAGCGTGGCTCAGATCGAGCGTATCGACCGGGCCGGGGGCCGGATCGTGCGCCTGACGGCCCAGGGGCGGCGCGAGGGGGAGAACCTCTCCAACATCGTCCGCCAGTTGCGGGCCGACGGCTTCGATACGGCCATCGTGGCCGACATCCACTTCGTGCCGGAGGTGGCCGCCATTGCGGCGCAGTACGTCGACAAGGTGCGCATCAATCCGGGCAACTACCGCAACGAACACGGCGAATTCGAGGCGCTGATCGAACAGTGCCGCCGGCGGGGCGTGGCGCTGCGCATCGGCGTCAACCACGGGTCGCTTGCGCGGCGGGTCTTCGACCGCTGGGGTGATACGCCCGAGGGGATGGTCGTCTCGGCCATGGAGTTCCTGCGGATCTGCCGCGAGCGCGACTTCGACCAGGTAGTCGTTTCGATGAAGTCGAGCAACACGCGGGTGATGGTGGCAGCCTACCGGCTGCTGGTTGAGGCGATGGATGCCGAGGGGATGCACTACCCGATCCACCTTGGGGTCACCGAGGCGGGCAACGGTCTCGAAGGGCGCGTGAAGAGCGCCGTGGGGATCGGGGCACTGCTGGCCGACGGCATCGGCGACACGATCCGCGTCTCGCTGACTGAAGCGCCCGAGAACGAGATTCCCGTGGCTGAGATGCTTGTCCGACACTTCGCTTCGCGTCCTGGCGTGTTTGAGGTCCGCCACCCCGAACGCTATTCGCCGACGGCCTACCGCCGCCGTTCGCACGTCACTGTACCCGTAATCCACAGCGAACCGCTCGACGGCTTCCGTATCCTGGAGGCCACGTCGGGGAATCCGACGGCCGAACTGCGCGCGGCGATTCTGAATCTGGAGACTCCCGACGAACCGGTTGTCGTGCGGCGCCGCTATGACGATCCCACGCTCGAGGCGGTGGCCGTGAAGGCGGCGGCCGACCTGGGGCCGCTGCTGCTCGACGGACTGGCCGACGGCATCTGGATCGATGCCCCGGCCCTTACCGCGGCGCAGATCCGCGATCTGGAGCTGATGATCCTGCAGGCGGCGCGCGTGCGCTTCTCCCATACGGAGTATATCGCCTGCCCGTCGTGCGGACGGACGCTCTACGATATCGAGCGGACCCTTGCGGAGATCAAGGCCCGTACGTCGCACCTGAAAAACCTGCGCATCGGCGTCATGGGCTGCATCGTCAACGGTCCGGGCGAGATGGCCGATGCCGATTACGGTTATGTGGGAGCCGGTCCGGGCCGCATTACGCTCTACAAGGGGCGTGAGGTGATCGTGCGCAACATCCCGCAGGAGGAGGCTCTCGACCGCCTGATCGAGCTGATCCGCCAGAACGGCGACTGGGTCGACGCTTCCGATGCTCCGGCAGCACCCGAGCCCTGCAACTGA